A single region of the Neosynechococcus sphagnicola sy1 genome encodes:
- a CDS encoding DUF29 domain-containing protein, translated as MGQSDTNDGKFQMLAHNCHSKTSLYHSDFYEWLTTTAEQLQRGKFHELDIENLVEELATLGRSEKPAVLSNLEILLVHLLQWQYQPGFRSNSWAGTIREHRKRLLRLLEDSPSLKVYLQNIFASAYLDAREQAAIETGLPLTTFPERAAFEVDQVLSGSEIELPNDLGLEP; from the coding sequence ATGGGCCAAAGTGATACTAACGATGGTAAGTTCCAGATGTTGGCGCACAATTGCCACTCCAAAACGTCTTTGTATCACAGCGATTTCTATGAATGGCTGACGACAACTGCCGAGCAATTGCAGCGAGGGAAGTTCCATGAGCTAGATATCGAAAACTTGGTCGAGGAGTTGGCAACCTTGGGGCGAAGTGAAAAGCCTGCTGTTCTCAGCAATCTAGAGATATTGTTAGTGCATCTCCTCCAGTGGCAGTATCAACCTGGTTTTCGATCAAATAGTTGGGCGGGTACCATTCGAGAGCATCGGAAGCGATTGCTCAGACTCCTGGAAGACAGTCCTAGTCTAAAAGTCTATCTACAAAACATCTTTGCCAGTGCCTATCTAGATGCCAGAGAACAAGCCGCCATTGAAACGGGTCTGCCATTAACGACCTTCCCAGAACGGGCTGCCTTCGAGGTTGATCAGGTGTTGTCCGGATCTGAGATTGAGCTGCCCAACGATTTAGGATTAGAGCCATGA